TCATTTTCCCCCATCCTAAAGAAGTATTATAAGGCATAATAGGTCAATCAATTTCATAAGTGTAGATTGATAAATGATATATGCATTCTTATAAATATAACTGAAATATAGAATCAATAGCGCTGGTCTATCAGCCTTCTCCCCGAATACAGATTTTAATAATGCTGAGGCTAATTTATCAAACTTCATAAGATAACCACAAAGACCTATAAATAGTGATTGTATGAGTTTTCTTTCTCTGTTATTTTTTACTACAAATATAGATGGGGGATCTATTAATATGAAAATGATCAGTCTTGATGGCGAAAACATAGAAGTACAAAATACAGTTATAGAGCTTTTCAAAAAATCAATTACAGGTTCTGTGCTTAGTAGTAACGACCCTGGATACGATGGAGCCCGGGTGATTTTTAATGGAATGTTTGATATCAAACCAGCATTAATAGTACAAACACAAACAGTTGAGGATGTAATAAATTGTGTAAACTTCGCTCGAGATCATAAGATTTTACTATCTATCAGAGGTGGAGGTCACAGCGCAGCCGGTAAGGCGCTGTGCGAAGGTGGAATAACAATCGACTTAAGGAAGATGAATGATGTAGTGGTTGATGCGCAAAATTTTACTGCACATGTTGGAGGCGGAGCTCTATTAGGCGATATGGACAGAGCGACGCAGCAATACGGTCTTAGTGCCCCTGCTGGTATAGTGTCTGACACTGGTGTTGCTGGTCTTACTTTAGGAGCTGGGTTTGGATGGATCAGAAGTAAATACGGTCTTAGTATCGACAACCTTTTATCTGTAGATATTGTCACTGCCGATGGTCAGCTCGTACATGCAAGCGAATCGGAGAATGAGGATTTATTTTGGGCTGTGAGAGGAGGAAGCGGCAATTTTGGTGTAGTTACTACATTTAAATTCCGTTTGCATCCCGTCGGGCCCGAAGTTATGTTCTCTGGCCCCATTTACTCTACTGAAAACGCAAAAGAGATA
This is a stretch of genomic DNA from Thermodesulfobacteriota bacterium. It encodes these proteins:
- a CDS encoding FAD-binding oxidoreductase, producing MKMISLDGENIEVQNTVIELFKKSITGSVLSSNDPGYDGARVIFNGMFDIKPALIVQTQTVEDVINCVNFARDHKILLSIRGGGHSAAGKALCEGGITIDLRKMNDVVVDAQNFTAHVGGGALLGDMDRATQQYGLSAPAGIVSDTGVAGLTLGAGFGWIRSKYGLSIDNLLSVDIVTADGQLVHASESENEDLFWAVRGGSGNFGVVTTFKFRLHPVGPEVMFSGPIYSTENAKEI